In the Candidatus Baltobacteraceae bacterium genome, one interval contains:
- a CDS encoding porin, translating to MKTLLAAVLSFALLGAPAYAQTAQTTAQTSTDAQLQALQAQLDALKAQIEAIKAQQLQQAQQAKATPASPAPQYVRLKPGNTATFLVGKKDEVTLYGHLDLSFDDASKGLAPFYPFNGSSPVGNIGWMTDISTNLSYVGVRGFHELSNKSRLVYQLETQIDVSSTAGITETSSNESDQVKGALTSRNSFIGIAGDWGAVKIGKTDAPYKISTNRMNPFSGEWGDYGVIMGNTGGDNRVEFGTRVDHAIWYESPNWGGLHVNALVSPGQNRSYDDSGLAAGESDCSGGNIPGSGALPPFCNDGSFGSLYSYDVDYKTGPFYITGAYELHKRVNRSSDLPNLDPNDVADEDAWKVGAQYSFSKETTFSGIYESMRRYVPAYLMYQNERTRTGFWFALTQWLNTSSNINLGWARANPTPGDPGQHNTPTTANPDNMSNMWTVAYKHNMDRHVGWYVDYAETLNHSAAHYDLGAGGRSVTTDCHDASILAAFDPTVNPPVSGNGPHCYAGGRLQGASVGLTFSF from the coding sequence ATGAAGACTCTCCTGGCGGCAGTTCTTTCTTTCGCACTGCTTGGCGCGCCGGCATACGCACAGACGGCGCAGACCACCGCACAAACCAGCACGGATGCGCAGCTGCAAGCACTACAAGCGCAGCTTGATGCATTAAAAGCGCAGATCGAGGCGATCAAAGCGCAACAACTTCAGCAAGCGCAGCAGGCGAAAGCCACGCCCGCGTCACCCGCGCCGCAGTACGTGCGGTTGAAGCCGGGCAATACCGCCACGTTCCTCGTCGGAAAGAAAGACGAGGTCACGCTGTATGGGCATCTCGATCTTTCGTTCGATGATGCGTCGAAGGGTCTTGCGCCCTTCTATCCGTTCAACGGCTCGAGTCCGGTCGGCAACATTGGTTGGATGACCGACATCTCGACAAACCTTTCGTACGTCGGAGTTCGCGGTTTTCACGAGCTCAGCAACAAGAGCCGCCTCGTGTATCAACTCGAGACGCAAATCGACGTATCGTCGACGGCGGGCATTACCGAGACCAGCTCCAACGAGAGCGATCAGGTCAAGGGTGCTCTGACGTCACGCAACAGCTTCATCGGAATTGCCGGTGACTGGGGCGCGGTCAAGATCGGTAAAACCGACGCGCCTTACAAGATCTCAACCAATCGCATGAATCCGTTCAGCGGCGAATGGGGCGACTACGGCGTCATCATGGGCAACACCGGCGGTGACAACCGCGTCGAGTTTGGTACGCGCGTCGATCACGCCATCTGGTACGAATCGCCGAACTGGGGTGGCTTGCACGTCAATGCGCTCGTCTCACCCGGACAGAACCGCTCCTACGACGACAGCGGTCTGGCAGCGGGCGAGTCCGACTGCAGCGGCGGAAACATCCCTGGCAGCGGCGCTCTTCCGCCATTCTGTAACGACGGCTCCTTCGGATCGTTGTACAGCTACGACGTCGATTATAAAACGGGCCCGTTCTACATTACGGGCGCTTACGAGCTGCACAAACGCGTGAACCGCAGCAGTGACCTTCCGAATCTGGATCCGAACGACGTCGCCGACGAAGACGCGTGGAAAGTCGGCGCGCAATATAGCTTCTCGAAAGAAACGACGTTCAGTGGTATCTACGAGAGCATGCGCCGCTACGTACCGGCGTATCTCATGTATCAGAACGAGCGAACGCGTACCGGGTTCTGGTTTGCGCTGACGCAGTGGCTCAACACGTCCTCGAACATCAACTTAGGTTGGGCACGTGCGAATCCGACGCCGGGCGATCCGGGCCAACACAATACGCCGACGACCGCGAACCCGGACAACATGTCCAACATGTGGACGGTCGCGTACAAGCACAACATGGATCGTCATGTTGGTTGGTATGTCGACTATGCCGAGACGCTCAACCACTCAGCGGCGCACTACGACCTGGGTGCGGGCGGACGCAGCGTAACGACGGACTGTCACGACGCCAGCATCCTCGCCGCTTTCGATCCGACGGTCAATCCGCCGGTCAGCGGAAACGGCCCGCACTGCTACGCGGGCGGACGTCTCCAAGGTGCGTCGGTCGGCCTCACCTTCAGCTTCTAG
- a CDS encoding ABC transporter substrate-binding protein, which yields MLFGFITGAALLGAALMSLALNLPVTGDDGGTGLRLREAVTLAVDDLRAQGVNVSVISPHGAEAVENAHQDEGTDNSMDVAAAPSIARAAARENAHVVIGPLRTNVAVAEAPTLRRLHEVAISGTAGGPSEPSSPVFRLAPSEQRLALTAYRAMRRSFGSRICVLNDGSDDGRRRAAIISALPGVIVRGNCVAQADAVYFSTTSREPVFCSARTATRAGPHRLLVEVSHRGFDPTDFIRAGPLFRAEATPLARTPAMLAVAQRYHARAFVLPDDAALRTYAAVQIGVQAIRRAGSTQKLAAVLRTQTFSTILGPMRFAADGDPVSGAVRVVRLN from the coding sequence TTGCTCTTCGGATTCATAACGGGCGCGGCGCTTCTCGGCGCCGCGCTCATGTCTCTCGCACTCAACCTTCCGGTCACGGGCGACGACGGCGGTACGGGGCTGCGTTTGCGCGAGGCCGTTACGCTGGCCGTCGACGATTTACGCGCTCAAGGCGTGAACGTCAGCGTCATCTCACCGCACGGCGCCGAGGCCGTTGAAAACGCGCACCAAGACGAAGGAACCGACAATTCGATGGACGTCGCGGCGGCGCCGTCGATTGCACGCGCGGCTGCCCGCGAAAACGCGCACGTCGTGATCGGGCCGCTACGGACCAACGTCGCCGTTGCGGAGGCGCCGACGCTGCGGCGTTTACATGAGGTCGCAATCAGCGGAACCGCGGGCGGTCCCAGCGAGCCTTCTTCGCCGGTCTTCCGGCTCGCGCCGAGCGAGCAACGGCTGGCGCTTACCGCGTATCGCGCCATGCGCCGCTCGTTTGGTTCGCGCATCTGCGTTCTCAACGACGGATCGGACGACGGTCGACGGCGGGCCGCAATCATCAGCGCCTTGCCGGGCGTTATCGTACGCGGCAACTGCGTCGCGCAAGCAGATGCCGTGTACTTCAGCACCACCAGCCGCGAGCCAGTCTTCTGCTCGGCGCGGACGGCCACGCGCGCCGGTCCTCACCGGTTGCTCGTCGAGGTCTCGCACAGAGGCTTCGACCCCACCGATTTCATCCGCGCTGGGCCGTTGTTCCGTGCCGAGGCTACCCCGCTCGCCCGCACGCCCGCAATGCTTGCAGTGGCGCAGCGCTATCATGCCCGCGCCTTCGTTCTCCCGGACGATGCGGCGCTCCGGACGTATGCTGCGGTCCAAATCGGCGTGCAAGCGATCCGGCGTGCCGGGAGCACGCAGAAGCTGGCCGCCGTTCTGCGGACGCAGACGTTTTCTACGATTCTGGGCCCGATGAGGTTCGCGGCAGACGGAGACCCTGTATCGGGCGCCGTTCGGGTTGTCAGACTAAACTAA
- a CDS encoding extracellular solute-binding protein, with translation MMKRYLFLAVALALVVAASAVPTRAADKVQLDALIASNAQHAFTDIIKDYEARHPNVEVKAKWLGGATIAKMVDEAKPADVAMAGSTILKREASLLEKPIDILQNKEVILVPKGNPGKVTGLKDLANPGVKLSLGTPSSAVGTIASQVIQKGAAEWGFDFVQNVRKNIVVQEDKGSDVLAALGPKADATITFASDVDPSKYQTIPIDDKYNVVSTYQIAVVKASKNAAAAKDFVDFASGPVGLATLKKFNYMPPPTK, from the coding sequence ATGATGAAACGCTACCTGTTTCTCGCCGTTGCGCTCGCGCTTGTCGTCGCCGCATCGGCGGTGCCGACACGCGCGGCCGACAAGGTTCAGCTCGACGCGCTGATCGCGTCGAACGCGCAGCATGCATTCACGGACATCATCAAAGACTACGAGGCCAGGCATCCGAACGTCGAGGTCAAAGCCAAATGGCTCGGCGGGGCGACGATCGCGAAGATGGTCGACGAAGCAAAACCCGCCGACGTCGCGATGGCCGGCAGCACGATCCTCAAGCGCGAGGCAAGCCTCCTCGAGAAGCCCATCGACATCTTACAGAACAAAGAAGTCATCCTCGTTCCCAAAGGCAATCCGGGTAAAGTCACGGGTCTCAAAGATCTCGCCAATCCCGGTGTCAAGCTCTCGCTCGGGACGCCGTCATCGGCGGTCGGCACGATCGCGAGTCAAGTCATCCAAAAAGGGGCAGCCGAGTGGGGATTCGACTTCGTCCAGAACGTTCGTAAGAATATCGTCGTTCAGGAAGACAAAGGCAGCGACGTGTTAGCCGCGCTCGGTCCGAAAGCCGACGCAACGATCACGTTCGCATCCGACGTCGATCCGTCCAAATATCAAACGATTCCGATCGACGATAAATACAACGTCGTCTCGACCTATCAAATCGCGGTCGTCAAAGCGTCCAAGAACGCAGCGGCAGCGAAAGACTTCGTCGATTTTGCTTCGGGCCCGGTTGGTTTGGCAACGTTGAAAAAGTTCAACTACATGCCACCTCCCACGAAGTAG